A window of Rubricoccus marinus contains these coding sequences:
- a CDS encoding T9SS type A sorting domain-containing protein, whose product MALAVLPASQAQEASFKGLGHLPGGAFDSKGYSVSAEGSVVVGESSSSSGDEAFLWTEGGGMIGLGDLPGGAFASRADAVSADGGIVAGQSASANGTEAFVWTDANGMVGIGDLPGGFFFSRATAMTADGVVVVGESNGDKGFEAFRWTKDDGMMGLGDLPGGFFYSQAYSISPDGRVIGGISQSENGPEAFRWTVEEGMVGLGDLPGGTYFSVVYSASASGDVLAGWGQSDDGIEAFRWTEESGMVGLGDLPGSFFHSVALAVSSDGSAVVGYSEAEPQGYRAFLWTEEGGMRSIQEMLEDDYGLNLSGWKLSLAYEISDDGTTIVGYGRNPSGQTEAWRATGLQLSVSTPSAPEPAPLALTSHPNPARTSARLSFTLPVPGSFTLDVYDALGRRITSVSREASAREAAIDLSTSVWPSGRYLVRLQAGEHSERHTFTVAR is encoded by the coding sequence ATGGCCCTGGCCGTTCTTCCGGCCTCTCAGGCGCAAGAGGCGTCGTTTAAAGGGCTGGGGCATCTGCCGGGAGGCGCTTTTGACTCCAAGGGCTACTCCGTCTCCGCAGAGGGTTCGGTCGTCGTCGGGGAAAGCTCATCGTCCAGCGGGGACGAGGCGTTTTTGTGGACGGAAGGCGGCGGGATGATCGGGTTGGGGGATCTGCCCGGTGGCGCGTTCGCCTCTCGCGCCGATGCGGTCTCGGCGGACGGAGGCATAGTTGCGGGGCAGAGCGCATCCGCAAACGGAACAGAGGCCTTCGTCTGGACCGACGCCAACGGAATGGTCGGCATCGGGGACCTGCCGGGCGGCTTCTTCTTCTCCCGCGCCACGGCCATGACCGCCGATGGCGTGGTTGTCGTGGGGGAGAGCAACGGGGACAAGGGGTTTGAAGCGTTCCGGTGGACCAAAGACGACGGGATGATGGGCCTGGGGGACTTGCCGGGGGGCTTCTTCTACTCCCAGGCCTACAGCATCTCGCCCGATGGACGGGTGATTGGAGGGATCAGCCAATCCGAGAACGGCCCGGAAGCGTTCCGCTGGACGGTAGAGGAAGGCATGGTGGGGCTCGGCGACCTGCCGGGCGGGACGTACTTCTCGGTCGTCTACTCCGCGTCGGCCTCTGGCGACGTGCTCGCGGGCTGGGGCCAATCAGACGACGGAATCGAAGCGTTTCGCTGGACGGAAGAAAGCGGCATGGTTGGTCTCGGCGACCTCCCCGGGAGCTTTTTCCACTCCGTCGCCCTCGCGGTCTCGTCCGACGGATCAGCCGTGGTCGGCTACAGCGAGGCCGAGCCGCAGGGGTACCGGGCGTTCCTCTGGACGGAAGAGGGAGGCATGAGGAGTATCCAGGAGATGTTAGAGGACGACTACGGCCTGAACCTGAGCGGGTGGAAGCTCAGCCTCGCCTACGAGATCTCCGACGACGGGACCACCATCGTCGGGTACGGCAGAAACCCGAGCGGGCAGACCGAAGCGTGGCGCGCCACCGGCCTCCAGCTTTCCGTGAGCACGCCGAGCGCCCCAGAGCCCGCGCCTCTGGCGCTCACCAGCCATCCCAACCCGGCCCGCACGTCCGCGCGGCTCTCGTTCACGCTCCCCGTCCCCGGCTCGTTCACGTTGGACGTGTACGATGCGCTCGGCCGGCGCATAACGAGCGTGAGCCGCGAGGCCTCTGCC